The sequence below is a genomic window from Flavobacterium sediminilitoris.
TTTGCATGTTGAAAAACTTCTACTGCTTCTGGAGTAGATGGCATATTTGCTCCTTCCGCAACACAAATACAACCATTTGCAACTAAAATTTTAGCCTCTTCTCCGTTCAACTCATTTTGTGTAGCACAAGGTAATGCAATATCACATTTAACTTCCCAAGGACGTTTTCCTGCAACAAACTTAGCATTTGGGTACTTAGTTATATAATCTCCTATACGTCCATAATTAACATTTTTAATCTCCATTATATATGCTAATTTTTCAGCGTCAATTCCAGCTTCATCATAGATATATCCTGAAGAATCTGAAGCCGTAACTACTTTTCCTCCTAATTGAATCACTTTTTCAATTGCATATTGCGCAACGTTTCCTGATCCAGAAACAACTACGGTTTTTCCAGAGAAACTTTCTCCTTTTGTTGCCAACATATTTTGAGCAAAATACACGTCTCCATAACCTGTTGCTTCAGGACGAATTAATGATCCTCCGAAAGTAATTCCTTTACCTGTTAAAACTCCTGTAAATTCATTTCTTAATCTTTTATATTGACCAAACATATACCCTACTTCTCTTCCTCCTACACCAATATCTCCTGCTGGAACATCTGTATCTGCTCCAATATGTTTTGACAACTCAGTCATAAATGCCTGACAAAAACGCATAATTTCCACATCTGACTTTCCTTTTGGATCGAAATCAGATCCTCCTTTTCCACCACCCATTGGCAATGTAGTTAAACTATTTTTGAAAACCTGCTCGAAAGCTAAAAATTTCAAAATACTTAAATTTACTGATGGATGAAAACGAATTCCTCCTTTATATGGTCCAATTGCAGAATTCATTTGAATACGGAAACCTCTATTTACCTGAGTATTCCCTGCATCATCAATCCATGCAACACGAAACATGATTACACGTTCTGGCTCCACCATTCTTTCCAAAAGCATTTTGCCTTGGTATTTTTTATTCTCTTCAATGAAAGGGATAACAGTTTCTGCTACCTCTTGAACTGCCTGCATAAATTCAGGCTCATTTGAATTTCTTTTAGCTACTGCTTCAATAAAAGATGATACACTTTCTTTCATGATTATTTTGGTTTAATTACACTTTCATTTTACTTAATGAAAACGTTTTCGTTTTTGCGCAACAAATATACATTTTATTAAATCACCTGCCTTTTTTTTGAATAAAAAAATATGCCAATTAACTTGTTTTCACTTTTTTTTAACTAAAAAAATAAAAAAAATTTCACAGTGCAATTAGTTTTTATATATTTGTCCTAGTAATGAAACTCTTTAAAGATGTCTAAAATAATTAAGCACCTACTTTTTTTAAGTATTATTGCGCCATTCACATCAAATGCACAGCGCGGTTTTTCTCACGAAATTGGAGCTTTTGTAGGTGGTGTTGCCTTTCAGTCAGATTTTGGTGTTAGAAATGATTTTGACACTAATAAAGGAAACACAGGTTTTGCTATAGGTCTTGTACATTATCTTAATTTCTCTTATGGTGCAGAATGTAACTGTTACACTCCTGACTCTTATTTTAATGATCATTTCAAATTACGTTCAGAATTATCATACAATAGCACAAAATTAGAACACTTTGGAAAATGGGCTGAAAAAAATACTCTAGGAGGAATTCAACTAAATGCCATGAAAGGAGAAGCCAAAGTAACTGATATTGGTATGCAGTTAGAGTACTATCCATGGAGCATTAGAGAATTTACTAGTAGAAAAGGTGGCTGGGCTCCGTTTGTAGGTCTTGGCGCTCATTTTTCTTTTTTCCAAAATAATACTTATTCAGAATTAGGTCCTTTAGGAACTCCTGAAACTACATATTATAGATATTTACCTGATGGATATTCTTCTGAAGGAGGAAATACTTTTTCTGTTGTATCTAGTATAGGTACTCGTTACAAATTAACTGAATTATCAGATTTATTTGTAGAATTAAGGTGGCAATATTACTTTTCAGATTGGGTTGATGGTTTAAGAAAAAATCCTGATGTATGGCAAGAAAACAAATCTAATGATTGGAATGTTTGGTTAAACTTTGGATATATATATTACTTAGATTAATTATTATATTATTTAAAACATAAAAAAATGCCTCAATATTAAATTGAGGCATTTTCATTTTTATATACTCACTCTTATCTTAATGCTTGTTCTAAATCAGCTAATAAATCATCTATATCTTCTACTCCAACACTTAAACGAACTAAATCGTCTGTAATTCCGATTTCAGCTCTTTTTTCTGCTGGTACAGAAGCGTGAGTCATTGTTGTTGGGTGATTTGCCAAAGATTCAACTCCACCAAGAGATTCAGCCAAAGTAAATACTTTAACCTTTTCCAAAAATTTCACAGCATCTTCCATTTTTCCAGAATTAAAAGTAAAAGTTACCATTCCTCCAAAACCACCAATCATTTGCTTTTTGGCAATATTATAATGTGGATGACTTTCCAAACCTGGATAATAAACTCTTTTAACTGCTGGATGAGTATTCAAATATTGTGCTACTTTTTCACCGTTTTCACAATGACGTTGTACTCTTAAATGTAAGGTTTTGAT
It includes:
- the gdhA gene encoding NADP-specific glutamate dehydrogenase — protein: MKESVSSFIEAVAKRNSNEPEFMQAVQEVAETVIPFIEENKKYQGKMLLERMVEPERVIMFRVAWIDDAGNTQVNRGFRIQMNSAIGPYKGGIRFHPSVNLSILKFLAFEQVFKNSLTTLPMGGGKGGSDFDPKGKSDVEIMRFCQAFMTELSKHIGADTDVPAGDIGVGGREVGYMFGQYKRLRNEFTGVLTGKGITFGGSLIRPEATGYGDVYFAQNMLATKGESFSGKTVVVSGSGNVAQYAIEKVIQLGGKVVTASDSSGYIYDEAGIDAEKLAYIMEIKNVNYGRIGDYITKYPNAKFVAGKRPWEVKCDIALPCATQNELNGEEAKILVANGCICVAEGANMPSTPEAVEVFQHAKILFAPGKASNAGGVATSGLEMSQNSLRLSWSREEVDEKLKGIMSNIHEACVKYGKNSDGYVDYVKGANIAGFVKVADAMLSQGVV
- a CDS encoding THC0290_0291 family protein yields the protein MSKIIKHLLFLSIIAPFTSNAQRGFSHEIGAFVGGVAFQSDFGVRNDFDTNKGNTGFAIGLVHYLNFSYGAECNCYTPDSYFNDHFKLRSELSYNSTKLEHFGKWAEKNTLGGIQLNAMKGEAKVTDIGMQLEYYPWSIREFTSRKGGWAPFVGLGAHFSFFQNNTYSELGPLGTPETTYYRYLPDGYSSEGGNTFSVVSSIGTRYKLTELSDLFVELRWQYYFSDWVDGLRKNPDVWQENKSNDWNVWLNFGYIYYLD